In the Telopea speciosissima isolate NSW1024214 ecotype Mountain lineage chromosome 6, Tspe_v1, whole genome shotgun sequence genome, ATAATATAAGTTTATATTATGTAGTTACATTTACATTCATTTTACTCGTAATGATACAGACATGTTCATGTGTAACCTCAGATTTTTTAAGTTGGCAGTCATTGAGGCAGCCTGAGTCTCTGACAGGCATGATGGTCTGGCCTGGCCCACACTGATGGAGTGGCCTGACCTtacttgggcttgggcttgccAAAGGTCCGTATATGTGGTGATCAACCTGGTCTACCTAACCTGCCAAATTGCTAGCCCTAACTTTGACTGTAGAAAGGTTAGcatagaagagagaaattgtGAAATTACCATGGGATCAGAATATGCTCCAGTACAAAGGGCAAATGCAACAAGGGGTTGAGCACTTTCAAGACCGAATCTTGAATTGAtgactttcttttcttctgattTCTTCCGCAAGGCAGTTGTAAGAATGGGCTCAAACCACTGTAAAAAAATTAACAATGAATAAAGACATGCGAAAATAAGATAAGTAAAGGTGCATCATCTAGATTTCACCGGGTTAGGTTCCAACTTCAGCCATGTGGAGTTGGGATATTGTAGATTTAGATCATCTAGCAGACAAAAGATCGAGTCAACCACTGTCAAGTTTCTTAGTCCACCCAAGCTCTAAGGTGCATCATGTATTGGATCTCCCTTATGATATCAGCCATGAAAATTTCAAGTCTTTTCAGTTTAAAAAAAGGATGCCAAAAATGAGGGATTTATTTCCAAGTGACTTAGTGCTTTTGGGTTGCAATTTACCACAACTAGAAGGTTGTGTGGTCATTTTGGGTACCaattaaatttcttaaaaaaacagaagattCTGGTCTCAATGTATATTTTTCTTGTGCTATATTGATGAATGGACTTGGCTGATCCAGGCTATGAACTGGCCACGTGGAAAGCATCCTTATCTGTGTAAAACTGTAAACCACATACTTGCTCTCTGTTGGACTTTTGCTGGGTGAATTGCATCCACTGaaattcttttatatatatatataaaggatcTTTGAGTAACAGAGATCCCTCAGGCTAAATACCTAAAACTTCCAAATTGAAGAAGGGCTGAACTGGAAGGACATGTGGAACCAAGGTTCCACCACCTCAGTTTCCATGCTAAAAGTAAGTTTTAAAAGGAATCCAATTTTGACACATCTAAACAGGATGCCTGATACTGTTTAGACTAACTAAGCTTAAATTCATGTCAGTAAAGGTCTGACAAGCTGAGGTGATGGGATTAAAGGTCCAAAAGGGCATGTTATGCTTCTCGAACTCAATGACTTAAAAAAGTCTAGGGGCTTGTATTCACATGTAAACAGGGATGCCATTAAGAAAAACATATTAATCAATTAACGTGGGAAAGTTATAATATCAGCAGGGTAATAGGGCTGACATAAACCAGAAGAACAGTCGAGGCTGGCAGCCCATGCTATCCCATCCTTCTGTGTGGCTGACATCTTCTTCCTGATAATAGGGAAGATCTTCCTCTAGTGTGTCACTCATCCAAGTGTGGGACTCACTCACCATTAGAGGACCTCAAACTCATAGTGGGGCTCACTATAGTACACCCACCAAGTTCTAAAAATACAAATTATCAACTCTTACCTTATGAAAGCCAAAAGATATACACATATAAGGAATGGAAAAAAGAGCCGTTGGAAAAGAGATGTTAGAATATAGCCATTGGAAAGAGATGTTGGAAACGTCTTGGAAAGAGTGCATTTGAAAAAAGAGCCATTGCTTGAGAAAGAcgttgaaagagaaaaagaaagtggaGTGGGCATTAAATGTTCATCATCAAGACTATATCATTATTGATGCAGCTCAAAAAGGGATGATTCAAAATaagctagaaaagaaagaaaagtattgGATAACAAGGGTCAGAGAGGACCACTTAACTCTGGGTCTCTTTGGAACTTACCCAAGTGTGTGACTCACTCACCACTAAAGGACCTTAAACTCACAATGGGGCTCACTATGGTACACCTACAAGTTCCAAGAATACAACTTACCAACTCTACCTTCTACAAGCCAAAAGATACACATAAATAAGGAATGGAAAAAAGAGTTGTTGGAATATAATCATTGGAAAAGAGCTATTAGAATGTAGCTGTTGGAATAAAGCCGGAAACGTCTTGGAAGCAGTGCATTTGAAAAAATAGCCATTGTTTGAGAAAGACGTTGGAACAGAACGAGAAAGTGGAGTGGGCATTAAATGCTTATCATCATGACTACATAATTCTCCCCCGCTTTTGAAAAAAGTGATTTCAATGAGGAAAGAATTCAACCCATATCTCCATCTTGGGCGATAGAGGCCAAACCGACTCCATATCTCCAGAGATGAGACTCCCGGTTCTAGATACTTTGAGGTTGTAGGCTGTCTCCACAGCTATAAGAGTAAGCCCCCATTCCTGTTTTGAGATAACCTaaaaagggggagagaacaAGAAGTCCCCAACTGAGAGAAATTGAGAGCAGGTGGACTGGTGCTGCAATTCCCTCTACTGAGCCAGGCCCCACCACCTCTAAACCCTCTTCTTTGGGTGATTTTTTCCTCAGGTGAGTCCTGGATTGATCTTTTTTAAACTTAAGTTAGTGTTTCTTGTTCAATCCTGCATTGAGAAAAAAGGTATACAGCAGCGGAGGTATACCATCTTTCCATACATAATCACagtttcatcattttttttaaaaaaaatttcatttgttAGTTTCTGTTGTCTTTTCTGTGTTCAGGATAATTTTGTTTGAGTTATTTATGAATCCTGGTTTTTAGTACATCCCTCTCTCATAGTGTGCTTGTGTTTTATCAACAGTTTATTTATTCTATAACTGAGTCTTAATTTGGTGTTGTGAACATTATGCTACTATCCCAAGTGGACAGTAGCAGTAAGCTTTTGATCGGTGTCATGAACATTCAGCTGTTATCCCAAGTGGACAGCAATGGCTTGTAGATGGGCTTTTTCTCCATTAACATAGGATTGCATCCCCTTACGTTATTGCATTTTTACTGTTATAATGatgtgatgtagatcgaaaCATGAAGAGAAGAGTCAGAAATTAACAACCAATATTTCCTTGATGGGAATCAttctagaagacccaagttgAAGACTAAAAACagtgttcacatgaacagtgtcaaaGCCAAAATTTgccttgtttgggattgatttttagaagatcttgtggacccatcaagtggaggaagattctaTCTTAATGCTGCcctagtttagtttctattttcagtttatattaggtagtttctaatttatattagtttctaatttggttatctttgcatgtttagaaggctgagtTATGAAGCTTTTAGTAGTTTTTAATttcattcagtttctattttccaaacaCTTGCTATGTTTTACTTCCCATTTCTGTAGCCCAGCCTCAGTCTATATAAAGGCAGCTATTGATTGATAGAGAATtattgaatgaagttttgaggcatttttgcactcgattatgggagtaaaaccatagttgtcaagctGTCGCCTTGGCGTCCAAGCGCCTTTCTCTCGCCTTGACTTTTGGTGtctccttggtcgcctaggcgacaccttgttggtgtcgactTGCTTTTTAGTCCTATGAAGTATAATGATGCTTTCCAAGCTCACATACCTTACGCTCAAGTCGAAAGATATGCTTGCAACTGGGAACCATATGTTGGAGtttggagagagaaagatgtccCAACCAATAATGCCACTAGAGAGGGGAAGACACACTAAAAACagtagaagaaaaggaaggagtgCCATTATCGAAAAATAAAGACCATCCTTCTCACGCCCTCCAACAATCGTCTTCCTTGTCTGGAGATCCTGACAGCACAACAAGTAGGATAAAATGTTATTGAATAGTTAAGGgattagtcaattgactaacaAAGGTAAGATTTAGGGGCaagttaggaacatgaagcAAAAATTTCAACATAGGAAGAGAGGATAAAGTAACACAACCAGAAGCAGATACTTGAGTAGACGAGCCATTAACAAAAATGACTCTAGAGGGTTGATTGAACTTCTGAAGTGAAGAGAGTACACgagacttaccagtcatatgagaagtgacaccagagtcaatgacccatgTTGGTGTTATTAGCACGGAGAGTACTGTATActtttcccaaattttttgggtgaaagaagaggaagcaagAAGTGCACCAATACCTTAATGAGAAGTGGTAACAGTGGATGTATAGGTAGATGTCTCAATTTGTTGAAGACGCTTATGTAATTGATTGAGTTCATCGCGGAAAAGAGACACAAATTGACTACCTCCAGAGTTAGAAGCTTGATTGGTGTCCAAGGATGATGCCACAGTTGAATTTTAATCAAATGTAATAGTAGCAGACAATTGTTGAGCCCACTCAGGTTTACCATGCTTTGTTCAACATGTATCAACAATGTGATTCATCTTACCATAGTGAGTACATTGACGTGTACCTTGATCTAGTGACTGTCCTCTGCCTCGACAACCGCCATGGCCTCGACCTCCTCTTGAACAACGATCTCTTCTGGAGAAACTAGTGCCATGGCCCTCACTGTTTGAAACAAGGACTGAATTATTGCTAGATGAGGGCGAGTCAAAGTGGTGTAGGAGGGAGACACGATACGTTGGATCCGACAAAATGCCTCATTCATGGATGGTATCTTCTCGCCATTAAGAATTTAGCTTTTCATTGATTGAAGGTCAGAgtaaagggcatacccagtgcacggggctcccgccactgcggggtctggacCTCTGgcgagggtcataatgtaagtAGCCTTACCCTagttttcacagagaggctgtttccagacttggaacccgtgaccacttggtcacaatggagcaacttttaCCGTTGAATTTTTATCTGGATTGAAGGTTAGAGTCTAATCCAGATAAAAATTTTGCAACTAAGAACTCAGTAGAGAGAGACTGGTACACATTGAGTTCTTACCACATGCTTTTCAAGGAACTATAGTAGTCACTAATGGATTTGCCACTCTgcttgaaggagaagaactttTAATATAGGGCATACATCCTGGACATGGTCTTATCTTGAGAATAGGTTTCTTTGAGGTCATCCCAAACATCCTTAGTTGTGGTATGAAACATCACATTAGAAGCCATAGAAGGCTCTATTCTGTTCCACAGACAACAAAGTATAGTGGCATTTTCTGATGTCCATTCCGGATATTGAGTAGCAGTCGTAGCACGAGGTGGCTTAGTAAGATAATCCATTCTTCGCCTGGCAGTAATATACACTCTAACTTCCTGTGCCCAGATTAAATAGTTCAATGCACCATTGAGTTTAATAGACATGATTTGGACGTTGAAAGAGTCAATGGATGGTTTTGAGTCAATCATTATCAACAATTGATACCCAATAAGATAACTAGCAGCAAAGCACAATAGATATATCTAAGAGCAATCCCTGAAGAGGAAATAAATATGAACAAATGAACAATAACCAGTGGCAGCTACAGATGGACAGATTCTGATCAGAACAACAGGTAaccaaaatataataataagacATCTGCTGATAGGTCTCCAAATCTAGCTCGATGCACAGAAAAATCAGATCTCAATTCTACCCAGAAAACAGAGTACCGCCAGCATTATATGGATAAACCTTGATTCCAGTAAATGAAAAACTCTATGGAAGGACAGATGTAGATAGGATATGCAAGGAGACCCTAGTTCATCATCATATAATCAGCAACTAAGGCCTCATACAGTATGTATGGCAGTGTAGGTGCTGCAACAAGAAAAAAACACTTCGAAGGACTATCAGAACAGAAATTGAATGGTGAAAAATGATTAAATTTGCTCAGATACCATGTAGCAACAGAGAAAACGATAACCAGTTTCacaaggaggaagaaagaaggaaataagaagagaggtgagagagagaagatggtgAATCATGGAACACGATAGGACTCAATAATGTGCCTATCGTGGACCACCCTTGCCTCTTATATTATATAAGACGTTGCCTAGGTGTCTTGGCCgacttggtcgcctaggcgggtgccttggatgccttggtcgccttgaaTTTAgcccctctccaacgccttgggtcgccgagacgccgtgacaactatgattataTTCCCGTCATATactcttagtaggaaacctACAAAGAGTCTAAGTCCTAAttacaacttaaaaaaaatataactaaAGCAAGGTAAGATAAAACACAGCTCACACACACCGCACAACTAAACATATatcacgatagggacactccaCCTATTGTGAGTAGCCTTTAACATAAAGGATGGGAAAGAGCTGTTGGAAAAGGACTGTTGAAATAGAGCTGTTGAAATAGAGCTGTTGAAATAAAGCCGTTGGAAAATATAGCTGTTGGAAGAGTGGGAGAAAGTGGAGTGGGCATTAAATGCATGTGCTGTCATGGGAGCATTAAAATGGCTAGTGACATCATGGCTGCATCACTCAAAGGGACAGTTAAGAAAAAGTTTCTGCTTGCAAAATTTTAGTGACAAAATATcctccatgcatgcatgtgaaATGGAGATATATGGAGGAGAGCTCAATACCCTGCCAATTCGGGGAGTACGGAAGCGGAATATGAACTGTTCCATGGCATCCGCACTAATGAGGTGCCCACCAATGTTGTAAGCAGCCTGCATTAAACCGAAATCAATTAAGTTTTAATGCAAGTTATGCAGTCTGAATAAGATTGTTCTGATTGTAAATGAAATTAAGTGATGTCCACTCAAAAGAAATCCTCAGGACATGAAATTGAGTAATTGACcagttaaaaaaattaataagtgAGAACTGGATCCTGAAGGAAGGTTCTACCTTGTGAAACAAAGCCATTCTTCTCAGAGAACTATGGGGAATCCCATATGCTAAATATGCCTGCACAATTTATTTAAGAAAGATTTGTAAAATAGAAAACATTAATTACTAACTAATTTCCAAAAATGCAATATTTACATGCATAACAAGAGAATTGTACACATTGATCCAAAATGCCATTTGTGCACCACTTTCCATCTGCTTTGCATTCACTCTTTCCAATTGTTCCACCAGGATTCTGAAATTGCAACATGAACCATAGCACTTCTGTGAGCATGAAACAAAAAGAGGAACTCTGATGTAAATTTTTGTAAGGAATGTCATGGTGAAGATGATCTCTCTACAGCCTCTCACGGAGCAGATATAGCTACAATTGGAACCACTGTTTATAGTCCCCATCTATACGATCTATTAACCTAAGCTGTCACCCTGATTGGATGGACTTGATTATGTTGGAGTGTTCGTTTCCTGGCAGTTCACTGTACTTCATGCTCACCATTTGAAAGATGGTGCATTGTCTTTTGGACTCAGCAAACGATGAGTCCCATCTTGTGGGTGCAATATGTACCAATATGCTTTCCCTTAATTCTTCTGACAACATGATAGGCAGCCAGTATTTTTTCCCTTCATTGTTCTGACAACCTAACAGGCAACTTAAGTCAcctgaagaaaagaaaagacagatGAATATTCTCTTGTTTTCTCCTACCTGTAATTGTTGATGGCATATGATGCCCGAGAAAATTGGCTCTTATCAGTTGATATCCAAGATATTTCTATCATTGATTTGCAAGACCACTCCCGATCTTCTGTAGTACCACGACGGGGGAGAATAACACTGGTAGAGGACTTGGATAATAGAGGTGAACGATTTTTCTCTGGCTTCACAGATGATGCACTACGCAACCAGTAATATATTGCTGCCATACACCTGACCATTTCCTCAGACAATTTGCTTGGACACTGGTAGAGATGATCTTTTAGGGTACGGGACAAAGGAGTCTTCTCCAATGTTGGTACTTTGTCATGAACCTGAAGCAAACATCAAGATTGATGTTGGAACAGAAAATTGGCAACTTATGCAGTATGGTAGCTGTATGAAACAACCACTGTCAGGCTGGCAGTAAATCAAAGTAGATAGACACAATGGCTCCAACATTTTTCATGGAAGAAAAATTATTAGCTTGTGTTATAATGTACAACTTTGGCAACTTGTGAGTTCTTCTGGACTGTTTAATGATGGGCCACCTCTTGGAGAATCAAATCGCCAAGTGCAAATCAGCAAGAGGCAGCTAACTTGTTTCTTCATTTAAGAGTAATAAAGAGTTAAAaccaatttaccaaaaaaaaaaaagaattaaaaccaTGACATATGTGATTGGTATGTACCAATATGAATGTTGGTAACAGGTATTTGGGATCATATTTCTAAGAACTAAAGGATTCATGGACTCGGTGGCATATCTAAATAATGTAAACTATACGATTCTACTAACTAAGAATCATATTCTGGATTAATGAAGAGATATTAGATCATATGtagacaagaaaaaaaaatacaaatataaaatgagaaaagatAGAGATCATAATCATGTAgtcattgatttttgtttttgaaatattaaaGGAAAATAATAAGGACTCCAGAGTTCTGCACCAGAATATATACAATCTGTTACTTCACCACAGTTGGAAGGATCCATGTGACATATATCACAATTTGTAGAACTTTCCAGAGATCCTATGATAAAGGACCAGATATTTTGCCTTTGATTTATCCTCCATCCAAGTGTTTGGCCTTAGCTGAACTTTTCGTTCATTGGTCAAAGTTTTGTATTACTATGAATGAGAACAGCCCATTAGCCTACCTTAAGCATCATGCAGGCAATTTATActtttcttgtttatttaaTCTCCCCACCCCAaagttttaagtatcggtatcaggtatCGTATCAGAGAGGTGATTTTGAGAGACCTATCCTATCTTATTGAATTGGAGAGATACAAGATACGCTAAAGATACGCATGGAAATAGTCAAGAAATGCATGGATGTGCTTGTGATACATACAAAATagcagttttgaagcataaaacaccttattatacaatatgtaaatatatatcagCTTGATGCAAGGATTTGAGTTGTTTTTACTTAATGTAGTGATGcattaaaaaaagggtaatttacacataccacccctgaggtttaacgaaagtataattttaccccccagttttggataattctgtgTACCTCCCTGAGGTTCAgaaaagttaacacatgcccccattccgttagtttatGATTAACAACCTTAAAAACATGAGGTGAACTGATGAAAAtgcccttgcaaaaaaaaaaaaaaaaaaaaaacctgcaactcatcttctccaaactgattggggaagatgagttgcaggtatccttgtagggaaccACCATGGAAGCCATTAAAACTTGGGATTTCCAGTAAATTTACCAGAATTTAGTCTAACCATAGACCATCAACCACGGAGAAATCAGAAGCAAATCCATTCAAAACTACAGAAAATGCAAGAATTCAAAACTGGAGTGGGTTTTCTGCAACCATCCCAGCGCCGCATAACTGTTCGACCATATTATTAAAAGACAAGGTCTGTAGCATGCATCTTTTTCTCATCCATTTTCTTGAAAACCTCAATCGCATCCTTAAATCTACCCTGTGCACAGAAGCAGAGGATTAGTTGCACCTGTAAGTGAAGAACGTGGGCAAAGGAGACTGCTTGATGAGAATTTCAAGATCTTGGCGAGGGTTGAAATTGTTGAGATAGTCCAACAGATTGCCCCATTACAGGCGAACAAATCagagtttagggttagggtttgattgtGAAGATCTTGagggagatggtgatgagggtggagcagagagtgatggtgaagatggtgatgattcgGTTCAGGCGAAGAGGTTGAAGAGGAGTGATTGAGTGGCAAACgtttaaaaaaccaaaatcaataggattctctctcctcataccatttccttccttttccttcgcctctgcaactctttctttcttcttcgtcACAAAACCTCTCTAATACAGAAGAAAAGCCAAaatacaaacaaacccctagaCTTTCACTAGGAATTCGTGTTGCTTTCTCTCAGGAATCTCATCACAGGCCAGTGAGGTGAGGTAGGTCAGGATTTCTCAACCAAACTTAATTCGTAAAACTAGAcaaacaacaagaagaaagaggttCGTTGAAGCGGTTTTCCGAATTTTAAAGGTTTGATTGAGGATTGAAAAAGAGGGCATGAGAGAATAGGAAATGCCAAGCGTTGGGCAAGAAGGCAGTTCTAAGTTTTCCATTGATGGTTCACCCACTTTATTATTAATTTGATTGGTTTCTACTGAAATTGCAGGTGATTCGAAACCCTAAAATGGGTTTaaggtttcaggttttggagaaacgatttggggaagatgactTGCAGGTATTTTTTTGCAAGGGCATTTTCGTCAATTCACCTCAtgtttttaacgttgttagtcagaaactaacggaatgggggcatgtgttaacttttgtgaaccttaggggggtacacagaattatccaaaactggggggtaaaattatactttcgttaaacctcaagGATGGTATGTGTAAGTTACccttaaaaaaagagagagatttgagcatcaaaaaattaaagagatCTGTAACTTCACCACTTTTTTGTCCAAATCTGTTTCTTATCCATAATTTGAACACTATaaatccccaaaatttgttGAAATGGGGAAGATCAGGGTcggttttttttatgttagatgaTTTAATCCAACTAAtattgaagagaaaaacaaatttCCAAGGCCTTCGGATGCTCTCAGTTTCATATCTCACTTGGGGTTTCTGTTTTTCAGGTTTAAAGGTGGCGCATCAAGTGCATCATACCTGTTCATGTGCACTTCGAGACTCAAATGATGAACATCAAATTAAGGCCCACCAAATCAAATATGGCCGCAGTCTAGGGTTGTAATATTATAACACTGAATTTATTAACCCTAAATGTCTATGCCAGCCAAGAAAAGTGTCACAGAAACTCTGCTAAAGCATGTGAACATTCAGAAAATGTTAATAAAAGTATTATTGGTAagccattttttttgttaactGTCAAATTCTAATCGTGTGCTATGTTGCAATTTGAACAGCATGTTCTTTGCAAGAAGAGCGTTAAAGAAACTCTACAGAAGCATGTGAAAgatcaggaaaaaaaattaagtacaaATATTGAGCTATCTTCTGTGAACCCCCAAATTCCAGTGGCATGCTATGCTAACTTTTAGTACAGCATGCTGTTTACAGGATACTTCTGGCTGAAGAGAAATCTAGAAACTAACAAACAATACCCTACAAAATAATTTCTTCCCATTTCCTGAACCTAGCAACCAAGATGATTAAATTATGGTGTGAACTACCTTAATCAAATATTACTTGTGGGACTGGAACAGGACAGTCCAAAGGTTAAGATAACTCTAAATTAGCAGCTAGCCAATATTATAAAGATCAATTGTTGAAGAAACCAAGATTGAACCAACCTGCAATTGTTCCTGAGAAATATTCATATTCAGGTGGATaaataatcaaaaaaaaaagagagaaaaactaTGCTAGTCTTGAAGAAAAATTTCTCTGTAAGATTAGATAAAAAAGTAGAATACAACCTGAaagtatattaaaaaaaaaaaaaaaaagatctcgAATCTTTATCAGATGGTACTTCTAATTTTTACCTTCATAGGATCTGAATTTTTGTGCTCAATGTGAAAATTGGTTTTGCCACACAATAGCAGAGTATTTCTGGTCTTTGATTGCAGCAACCCCTTCCTTTTACTGGATTCCTTTGCAGAAGACAGAACTTGGAAATGTTGCAAGGGGAACTTTTTCGAGGAGGAGCAAAATGCACTTGAGATTATGCTTGGGTGTTTTCTTACTTCATTCTTTGTATGAGCAGGAGAAGACAAGCTTGAGCTTTTCCCAGAAGGTGCCCCACTAATACAATGGTCAAAGATATTTCTGTAGAGAGAAAGAACATGCTGCTCCCGGTTGGCAACCTCTTCTTCAAGTAAATCAATCTCAGCTATCAACTCTTTTGTCTATAAATGAAACAGAACAGGCACAATATTATATGGTGACACTACTATTGAGAACAACAAAATAGCCATAGTGAGTGTATATGGTGCAAACAAAGCAGCAGGTAGCAAAGGGAAATATAATAGAAGTCAGAAGCTTTGTGTTGCCTCGATAGAATGATTTGGTCACAAACACTTTGAATGCATCTCAATTGGATACTACAAAAACTTTGTTCTCACAAAGTTTCTGATGCAGTAGTCCAGTGTGAGAATGTCACATGCCATATATTTGAGCCCATAACAAGCAATAAACAAATGAGATTCAACCATACGAGCCTCTGCATAAAAGAAGGGCTTAAGATGCACCCCAGAGCCTAGTGAATGCCCCTGCACAGCTGATCCAACTAACATCAATTACTTTAGGTAGTTTTAATTATACTACAGATTTTCAAACCTTCAAAAGGTTAGAAAATATTtgattttgggattggtgttggatttaaatgaatttaaaaACAAGAAGTTTCAAAATAACTCCTTTTGTATTTTACTTGTTTTGTCTCCCACAAGTGTTGACCCCAAGGCTTTCCTGATGTTGCTTTTTGCAAAGCAAACGAGTAAGAAAACTTTAGTCACCACAAGGGTAGGGTTCCATGAAGGAAAGGTTCACTGTGCTCTCTtgtctggggggggggggtttggggttattttcaCACACGCATGCGTGCTGGTCTGGGTCGTGGCAAAGCGAGGCGCTAATGTATGCCGTTCCTTTTTTGCTAGTGGTCTAACATAGTTCTGGAAAATCCTTTACAGACATTGGAAAAGGTTTTACCAACGTCGGATGTCG is a window encoding:
- the LOC122665006 gene encoding uncharacterized protein LOC122665006 isoform X2 yields the protein MPHKNSLKVFVLNKLHYKFSCLHLGYVLRRMMVLYISASDRNFDHARRGVSHSTGKDPNESDDLQPKIRSHRAATPLHQDCYDKMTNLSLNHRASLENDIEQLQLHLQQEKSMRTMLEKAMGRASSTLSPGHRHFSAQTKELIAEIDLLEEEVANREQHVLSLYRNIFDHCISGAPSGKSSSLSSPAHTKNEVRKHPSIISSAFCSSSKKFPLQHFQVLSSAKESSKRKGLLQSKTRNTLLLCGKTNFHIEHKNSDPMKVHDKVPTLEKTPLSRTLKDHLYQCPSKLSEEMVRCMAAIYYWLRSASSVKPEKNRSPLLSKSSTSVILPRRGTTEDREWSCKSMIEISWISTDKSQFSRASYAINNYRILVEQLERVNAKQMESGAQMAFWINVYNSLVMHAYLAYGIPHSSLRRMALFHKAAYNIGGHLISADAMEQFIFRFRTPRIGRWFEPILTTALRKKSEEKKVINSRFGLESAQPLVAFALCTGAYSDPMLKVYTAPNVKEELEVAKKDFLQANVVVKKSRKVFLPKLLEKFAKEASINSDDLLKWVSENVDKKLHDSIQKCVDCGRKASQIIEWLPYSTRFRYTFGKDLTEKPWWL
- the LOC122665006 gene encoding uncharacterized protein LOC122665006 isoform X1, with the protein product MPHKNSLKVFVLNKLHYKFSCLHLGYVLRRMMVLYISASDRNFDHARRGVSHSTGKDPNESQDLQPKIRSHRAATPLHQDCYDKMTNLSLNHRASLENDIEQLQLHLQQEKSMRTMLEKAMGRASSTLSPGHRHFSAQTKELIAEIDLLEEEVANREQHVLSLYRNIFDHCISGAPSGKSSSLSSPAHTKNEVRKHPSIISSAFCSSSKKFPLQHFQVLSSAKESSKRKGLLQSKTRNTLLLCGKTNFHIEHKNSDPMKVHDKVPTLEKTPLSRTLKDHLYQCPSKLSEEMVRCMAAIYYWLRSASSVKPEKNRSPLLSKSSTSVILPRRGTTEDREWSCKSMIEISWISTDKSQFSRASYAINNYRILVEQLERVNAKQMESGAQMAFWINVYNSLVMHAYLAYGIPHSSLRRMALFHKAAYNIGGHLISADAMEQFIFRFRTPRIGRWFEPILTTALRKKSEEKKVINSRFGLESAQPLVAFALCTGAYSDPMLKVYTAPNVKEELEVAKKDFLQANVVVKKSRKVFLPKLLEKFAKEASINSDDLLKWVSENVDKKLHDSIQKCVDCGRKASQIIEWLPYSTRFRYTFGKDLTEKPWWL